One Brevinematia bacterium DNA window includes the following coding sequences:
- a CDS encoding thermonuclease family protein — protein MRKLVWILVAIFIFISCALSGVTITGKVVDVDDGDTVTVKANDGYYKVRLLSIDTPETRRNAKFKKDTTKVYINGEFNVFIRVPPSELLRIGETAKWKLHSLVYNKVVKVEIEGVDRYKRNLGWLWLDDVLINEYMVANGLARPYMVKGKYAWRIRQAESKAKKNKIGIYRY, from the coding sequence ATGAGAAAGTTAGTTTGGATATTAGTAGCTATTTTTATCTTCATTTCTTGTGCACTATCTGGAGTCACCATAACTGGTAAAGTCGTAGATGTTGATGACGGTGACACCGTTACAGTTAAAGCAAATGATGGGTATTACAAGGTCAGACTTTTGAGTATAGACACTCCTGAAACGAGAAGAAATGCAAAGTTCAAGAAGGATACAACTAAAGTTTACATTAACGGTGAGTTCAATGTTTTTATTAGGGTTCCCCCCAGTGAATTGTTAAGAATAGGAGAAACAGCAAAGTGGAAACTGCATAGTTTAGTATACAACAAAGTTGTTAAAGTTGAGATAGAGGGGGTTGATAGATACAAAAGAAATTTAGGATGGTTATGGCTGGATGACGTACTCATAAACGAGTATATGGTTGCTAACGGGTTAGCAAGACCATATATGGTAAAGGGTAAATACGCCTGGAGAATAAGACAGGCAGAAAGCAAAGCTAAGAAGAACAAAATAGGTATATACAGATACTAA
- the rodA gene encoding rod shape-determining protein RodA yields the protein MVRIPFDKVILSVVLLLVVIGLVNLYSASFYSDRSIFLKQVIWVVVGFSLMIVLFFTKYEVLVSWAIPIYIVFLILTALTLFIGKEIRGTKSWLNIAGMGIQPSEFLKVGVLLLATKYLSAEGINPKKLSTVVVLAMIFILPVGVILLQPDLGMAISYFLYFLLFSMIAGINAKYLLLLLFLGFSLAFFPFLNAYIDFLLKMGVIERVSKTVSVLISREFAYALLFSSIFIFLVSFVVSRVVREKTRLILGILLFLFSLAFLLGNIAYNTLKPYQKNRLMVFFSPEVDRLGAGYNVIQSEIAIGSGGITGKGFLNGSQNKLNILPERHTDFAFSVLGEEWGFIGVGVVITLFVILFIRLLWLISNAENMKSYFLLCGVTIVILINFTINMLMVLGLAPVTGLPLPFVSYGGSSIITNLALIGIVNNIYRERFIMY from the coding sequence GTAGTGTTACTACTTGTGGTTATAGGACTTGTGAACCTTTATAGTGCTAGCTTTTATTCTGATAGGTCTATTTTCTTGAAGCAGGTGATATGGGTAGTGGTAGGATTTTCTTTGATGATAGTTCTATTTTTCACGAAATACGAGGTTCTTGTGAGCTGGGCAATTCCTATATATATCGTCTTCTTGATACTCACGGCATTAACGCTTTTTATTGGTAAGGAGATAAGAGGAACGAAAAGCTGGTTAAATATAGCTGGAATGGGTATACAACCATCAGAGTTTCTGAAGGTTGGTGTGCTCCTACTTGCAACCAAATATCTTTCAGCTGAAGGAATTAACCCTAAAAAATTGTCAACAGTTGTTGTTCTTGCCATGATTTTCATCTTGCCTGTTGGTGTGATTCTTCTCCAACCGGATTTGGGGATGGCTATATCGTATTTTTTGTATTTCCTACTTTTTTCTATGATTGCTGGAATAAATGCAAAATACTTGTTACTTTTACTTTTTTTGGGATTCTCTTTGGCTTTCTTCCCCTTTTTAAACGCATATATAGACTTTTTGCTCAAGATGGGAGTGATTGAAAGGGTGTCAAAGACTGTGAGTGTATTGATTTCTAGAGAATTTGCTTACGCTTTGTTGTTTTCGTCTATTTTTATTTTCCTTGTATCATTTGTAGTATCAAGAGTTGTAAGAGAGAAGACTAGATTGATTTTGGGAATTTTGTTATTCCTATTCTCTTTAGCATTTTTGTTAGGCAATATTGCTTATAACACGCTAAAACCTTATCAGAAAAATAGGTTGATGGTATTTTTTAGTCCTGAAGTTGATAGGCTTGGGGCTGGGTATAATGTGATTCAATCAGAGATAGCCATAGGTTCTGGAGGAATTACCGGCAAAGGGTTTCTAAATGGTTCTCAGAACAAACTCAATATACTACCTGAAAGACATACGGACTTTGCTTTCTCAGTCCTTGGGGAGGAGTGGGGTTTCATTGGAGTAGGGGTGGTAATAACATTGTTTGTAATACTTTTTATACGATTGCTTTGGCTAATAAGCAATGCGGAGAATATGAAGTCTTACTTTCTGTTGTGTGGAGTAACTATAGTGATTCTTATAAATTTCACAATAAATATGCTGATGGTATTGGGACTTGCACCAGTAACAGGTTTACCTTTACCGTTCGTTTCCTATGGTGGTTCTTCAATAATAACAAACTTAGCTCTCATTGGAATTGTCAACAATATCTATAGAGAGAGATTCATTATGTATTAA